One stretch of Aeromicrobium fastidiosum DNA includes these proteins:
- a CDS encoding D-alanine--D-alanine ligase family protein — protein sequence MSLVTQPSDKPRLAVVFGGRSSEHGVSCLTAREVLAAIDTDRYDVHPVGITRGGDWVQETAQWGELEPGTLPSVRDDLPPFVWESLRDFDAVFPLLHGPWGEDGTVQGLLEMADIRYVGAGVLASAVSMDKPFTKTVFSAAGLPQIPYVTIRPWEWKNDRSRVEDRIRALGLPVFVKPARAGSSSGVQMVEAWDDLDPAIQKARDFDPKVMVESAARGKRELECAVIQQPNGKPIASVVGEITVAEESDHEFYDFEAKYLDGTSLNVVPADIPVTLSERIRTYAVQAFEAVGCEGLARVDFFATDDGLVINEINTMPGFTPYSMFPVLWEASGVPYAELVDRLIQLALQRDTGLR from the coding sequence ATGAGCCTCGTCACCCAGCCCTCCGACAAGCCCCGTCTCGCCGTCGTCTTCGGCGGGCGCTCCAGCGAGCACGGCGTGTCGTGCCTGACCGCCCGCGAGGTCCTCGCCGCGATCGACACCGACCGCTACGACGTCCACCCCGTGGGCATCACGCGCGGCGGTGACTGGGTGCAGGAGACCGCCCAGTGGGGTGAGCTCGAGCCGGGAACCCTCCCGTCGGTGCGCGACGACCTGCCGCCGTTCGTGTGGGAGTCGCTGCGCGACTTCGACGCCGTCTTCCCGCTCCTGCACGGCCCGTGGGGCGAGGACGGCACCGTCCAGGGGCTGCTCGAGATGGCCGACATCCGTTACGTCGGTGCCGGTGTGCTCGCCAGCGCGGTCAGCATGGACAAGCCGTTCACCAAGACGGTGTTCTCGGCCGCGGGGCTGCCGCAGATCCCGTACGTCACGATCCGGCCCTGGGAGTGGAAGAACGACCGCTCGCGCGTCGAGGACCGCATCCGGGCCCTGGGCCTGCCGGTGTTCGTCAAGCCTGCCCGTGCCGGCTCCAGCTCAGGCGTCCAGATGGTCGAGGCCTGGGACGATCTCGACCCGGCGATCCAGAAGGCCCGCGACTTCGATCCCAAGGTCATGGTCGAGTCGGCCGCCCGGGGCAAGCGCGAGCTCGAGTGCGCCGTCATCCAGCAGCCGAACGGCAAGCCGATCGCGAGCGTCGTCGGCGAGATCACGGTCGCCGAGGAGTCCGACCACGAGTTCTACGACTTCGAGGCCAAGTACCTCGACGGCACGAGCCTCAACGTCGTGCCGGCCGACATCCCCGTCACGCTGAGCGAGCGCATCCGCACCTACGCCGTGCAGGCCTTCGAGGCTGTCGGCTGCGAGGGCCTGGCGCGGGTCGACTTCTTCGCGACCGACGACGGCCTGGTCATCAACGAGATCAACACGATGCCGGGCTTCACGCCGTACTCGATGTTCCCGGTGCTGTGGGAGGCCAGCGGCGTCCCCTATGCCGAGCTCGTCGACCGGCTCATCCAGCTGGCGCTGCAGCGCGACACGGGCCTGCGCTGA
- a CDS encoding trans-sulfuration enzyme family protein: MHGHELSPSTIAVGAGRPDRVPGGPLNAPITLASALVPGGGSEYGRQGNPTWDSFEAVLGALEGGRALAFSSGVAASAALFDLVPIGAAVVAPRHAYYGTIAQLVERDRRGQVELRLVDIDDTEQVITACQGAALVWIESPTNPALEIADIAAIARAATQAGAAVAVDNTFATPLRQKPLELGADFVVHSASKLLSGHSDVILGAIVTDDDRAFAALEKRRTVLGAIPGAMETWLAVRGMRTLHVRLDRAEANAVELHRRLSASRHVTYSRYPGFGTIIAFEVAAGPAAAQKMTEQSDVITYATSLGGVESTWERRRRHPGEPESVPEGLIRLSVGIEDVEDLWIDIQNVLAAVS, from the coding sequence ATGCATGGACACGAACTGTCGCCCTCGACCATCGCGGTCGGTGCCGGGCGTCCGGACCGCGTCCCGGGGGGGCCGCTCAACGCACCGATCACGCTCGCCAGCGCACTCGTGCCGGGCGGCGGCTCGGAGTACGGGCGCCAGGGCAATCCCACCTGGGACTCCTTCGAGGCCGTCCTGGGCGCCCTCGAGGGCGGTCGGGCGCTGGCCTTCTCGTCGGGCGTCGCCGCGTCCGCAGCCCTGTTCGACCTCGTGCCGATCGGCGCGGCCGTCGTCGCGCCACGGCACGCCTACTACGGCACGATCGCCCAGCTCGTCGAGCGCGACCGCCGCGGGCAGGTCGAGCTGAGGCTCGTCGACATCGACGACACCGAGCAGGTCATCACAGCCTGCCAGGGTGCCGCGCTGGTCTGGATCGAGTCGCCGACCAACCCGGCGCTCGAGATCGCCGACATCGCCGCGATCGCGCGCGCCGCGACGCAGGCGGGCGCCGCCGTCGCGGTCGACAACACCTTCGCCACTCCCCTGCGCCAGAAGCCGCTCGAGCTCGGGGCCGACTTCGTCGTGCACTCGGCGTCCAAGCTGCTGTCGGGGCACAGCGACGTCATCCTCGGCGCGATCGTGACCGACGACGACCGGGCGTTCGCCGCGCTCGAGAAGCGGCGCACCGTCCTCGGTGCCATCCCCGGCGCGATGGAGACGTGGCTCGCCGTCCGCGGCATGCGCACCCTGCACGTGCGTCTCGACCGCGCCGAGGCCAATGCCGTCGAGCTGCACCGCCGGCTGTCGGCGTCCCGCCACGTCACGTACAGCCGCTACCCCGGCTTCGGGACGATCATCGCGTTCGAGGTGGCTGCCGGACCCGCAGCCGCGCAGAAGATGACCGAGCAGAGCGACGTCATCACGTACGCGACGAGCCTCGGCGGCGTCGAGTCGACGTGGGAGCGTCGCCGCCGTCACCCCGGTGAGCCCGAGTCCGTCCCCGAGGGCCTGATCCGGCTGTCGGTCGGCATCGAGGACGTCGAGGATCTCTGGATCGACATCCAGAACGTCCTCGCCGCCGTCAGCTGA